One Alkalicoccus halolimnae DNA segment encodes these proteins:
- the comGB gene encoding competence type IV pilus assembly protein ComGB, with amino-acid sequence MRKKLFSNDQERGRLLLEIASLLEEGYNIGEAIELYAAFLTGERQEWLHTAYKEMEKGDMFAEQLSDAGFSAEIINFIRMLEMHGAFQKALEQAGYMLIKRYELKKQVHSVLHYPLVLLSGVFLLGVVLMEGILPQFQQFFQAMDHELPMLTRGMLLFMDWFRLPLFLSFVGAGLLVFFWLKRKPAAEQVEVMLRIPVIHKYIRQLISYYFAAQLAPMLKGGLSLQQALKTMKEESKLIFFQYEADYFIHHLEEGTNFSDIIKERAYYIPQLSVVWAFGESRGEAAQELETFAAYLFQKMYENTNKAIGFFQPVIFCFIGAIVILLFLSMMLPVFSVIDSFS; translated from the coding sequence GTGAGGAAAAAATTATTTTCGAACGATCAGGAACGAGGAAGGCTTCTTCTGGAAATCGCCTCCCTTTTGGAGGAAGGCTACAATATTGGAGAAGCTATTGAGTTGTACGCGGCCTTTTTAACAGGAGAGAGACAGGAGTGGCTGCACACCGCTTATAAAGAAATGGAAAAAGGCGATATGTTTGCTGAACAGCTTTCTGACGCGGGGTTTTCAGCAGAAATAATCAACTTTATACGTATGCTTGAAATGCACGGAGCTTTTCAAAAAGCATTGGAACAAGCCGGATATATGCTGATAAAAAGGTATGAACTTAAAAAGCAGGTGCACTCGGTACTTCATTATCCTTTGGTACTACTTTCGGGAGTTTTCCTTCTCGGTGTAGTATTGATGGAAGGGATTCTGCCGCAGTTTCAGCAGTTTTTTCAGGCGATGGACCACGAGCTCCCGATGCTGACCAGAGGCATGCTTCTTTTCATGGACTGGTTTCGACTTCCTTTATTTTTAAGCTTTGTCGGAGCAGGCCTGCTCGTTTTTTTCTGGCTTAAAAGAAAACCTGCTGCTGAGCAGGTAGAGGTTATGTTGAGAATTCCCGTTATTCATAAATACATCCGCCAGCTGATTTCTTATTATTTTGCTGCACAGCTCGCCCCTATGCTGAAAGGGGGCCTATCTTTACAGCAGGCACTGAAGACTATGAAAGAGGAATCAAAACTGATCTTTTTTCAGTATGAGGCAGATTACTTTATTCACCACCTGGAGGAAGGAACGAATTTTTCCGATATTATTAAAGAACGAGCGTATTATATTCCTCAGCTTTCTGTAGTATGGGCTTTTGGAGAGTCACGCGGAGAAGCGGCGCAGGAGCTTGAAACTTTCGCTGCTTATTTGTTTCAAAAGATGTATGAGAATACGAATAAAGCGATCGGTTTTTTCCAACCGGTAATATTTTGTTTTATCGGAGCTATAGTTATACTTCTTTTTCTTTCTATGATGCTTCCTGTCTTTTCCGTAATAGATTCTTTTTCATAA
- the comGC gene encoding competence type IV pilus major pilin ComGC encodes MKKFMGFIKNKKGFTLIEVMVVLVIISILLLVFIPNLTKNQNVANSKSCEATLELVEAQIIAYQIDNDGQSPASVSAMQEAGYVDRDTCPDGSSITINGLNAISVNE; translated from the coding sequence ATGAAAAAATTTATGGGGTTTATTAAGAATAAAAAAGGTTTTACTCTTATTGAAGTAATGGTGGTACTGGTGATTATATCTATTCTGCTGCTTGTTTTTATTCCAAACCTGACGAAAAACCAGAATGTAGCTAACAGCAAGAGCTGTGAAGCAACTCTTGAACTGGTGGAAGCCCAGATTATTGCCTATCAGATTGATAACGATGGACAGTCACCAGCTTCGGTTAGTGCTATGCAGGAAGCAGGCTATGTAGACAGGGATACATGTCCAGATGGTTCTTCGATTACGATTAATGGCTTGAATGCCATCAGTGTTAATGAATGA
- the comGD gene encoding competence type IV pilus minor pilin ComGD, with product MPSVLMNDRGFSLVEVMAALLLASIIAMTAVLPVKDISAQMQSEYLLNQLEQDLHAMQLYAMRAGKEVNFRFYENGKYRALSEGEVLMERIPRYPLAFRPLSLNLNELQFNPNGNLRSFGQLRVEAASKNYNLVFQIGRGRFYFLEIE from the coding sequence ATGCCATCAGTGTTAATGAATGATAGAGGATTTTCGCTTGTTGAAGTGATGGCAGCTCTTCTGCTTGCTTCTATCATTGCTATGACAGCAGTTCTTCCCGTAAAAGATATATCCGCCCAAATGCAGTCGGAATATCTGTTGAATCAGTTAGAACAGGATCTGCATGCCATGCAGCTTTATGCTATGAGAGCAGGGAAGGAAGTGAATTTCCGATTTTATGAGAATGGGAAATACAGAGCTTTGTCGGAAGGGGAAGTGCTAATGGAAAGAATCCCGCGTTATCCGCTGGCTTTTCGTCCGCTTTCTTTAAATTTAAACGAGCTGCAATTTAATCCAAACGGGAATTTGAGAAGTTTTGGACAGCTGCGTGTGGAAGCAGCGTCAAAAAATTATAATCTTGTTTTTCAAATAGGAAGGGGGAGGTTCTATTTTCTGGAAATCGAATAG
- a CDS encoding ComGF family competence protein, which translates to MTLLIPLFVSGYAFWMNQKPSINEFSAYEFYVFSKQLEKEFQTSENYAVAGSGDRLFLQVEGRTVTYERYNNSIRRRVMAQGHEVTLQHIDHFTFKQTETGLEIAAAADGKMRLQRLVHPVTWINHRELFSIGKRGT; encoded by the coding sequence ATGACGCTGTTAATTCCCCTGTTTGTATCTGGATATGCCTTTTGGATGAATCAAAAACCTTCTATTAACGAATTTTCCGCTTATGAATTTTATGTATTCAGTAAACAGCTGGAAAAAGAGTTTCAAACAAGCGAAAATTATGCTGTAGCTGGATCAGGAGACAGGTTATTTTTGCAGGTGGAAGGACGTACGGTAACCTATGAAAGATATAACAACAGTATCCGAAGGCGGGTAATGGCACAGGGGCACGAAGTGACTTTACAGCATATTGACCACTTTACTTTTAAACAAACGGAAACGGGTCTTGAAATTGCGGCTGCAGCTGATGGAAAAATGAGGCTTCAGCGGCTCGTGCATCCTGTTACCTGGATAAATCACAGGGAGCTGTTCAGTATAGGGAAACGAGGGACTTAA